A region from the Rutidosis leptorrhynchoides isolate AG116_Rl617_1_P2 unplaced genomic scaffold, CSIRO_AGI_Rlap_v1 contig345, whole genome shotgun sequence genome encodes:
- the LOC139883056 gene encoding derlin-1-like gives MSSPAEWYQALPPISKAYGTACLAATVAFQIGLLNPLYIALIHKLAFSQFQVWRLFTNFFFLGKFSVNFGIRLLMIARYGVQLEQGPFQGRTADFLWMMIFGSVIMLVLSAIPFFYAYFLGVSLVFMLLYVWSREIPNAQVNIYGLVSLKSFYLPWAMLALDVIFGSPIMPDLLGIIAGHIYYFLAVLHPLATGKRYMHTPKWVHKLLARWRIGAPPQTASRGARPERNTGAFSGRAYRLSD, from the exons ATGTCATCGCCTGCTGA GTGGTATCAGGCTCTTCCACCAATAAGCAAGGCTTATGGGACTGCTTGCTTGGCGGCTACTGTAGCTTTTCAAATTGGGTTGCTCAATCCTTTGTACATTGCACTGATACATAAACTGGCTTTCTCTCAATTCCAG GTGTGGAGGCTATTTACAAACTTCTTTTTTCTTGGGAAGTTCTCTGTCAATTTTGGAATTCGCCTTCTAATGAT AGCAAGATATGGAGTTCAACTTGAGCAGGGACCATTTCAAGGGCGTACAGCAGATTTTTTGTGGATGATGATTTTTGGATCAGTTATAATGTTG GTGTTATCAGCCATCCCCTTCTTTTATGCATACTTCTTAGGGGTATCTCTTGTGTTTATGCTCCTCTATGTCTGGAGTAGAGAAATTCCAAATGCACAGGTCAACATATATGGTCTTGTGTCTCTTAAG TCATTTTATCTGCCTTGGGCAATGCTAGCTTTGGATGTAATCTTTGGTTCACCGATCATGCCAGATCTACTGGGCATTATTGCTGGGCATATCTATTACTTTTTGGCGGTATTGCATCCTCTTGCAACCGGGAAGAGATATATGCATACTCCAAAATGGGTACATAAACTTTTGGCAAGATGGCGAATCGGAGCGCCACCTCAGACCGCAAGTCGTGGTGCGAGACCTGAGAGAAATACTGGGGCTTTCAGTGGGAGAGCATACCGTCTTTCTGACTAA
- the LOC139883054 gene encoding profilin-3 translates to MSWQTYVDEHLMCDIDGNGQHLASSAIVGHDGSVWAQSTNFPQLKPDEISGIMKDFDVPGTLAPTGLHIGGAKYMVIQGEPGAVIRGKKGSGGITIKKTGQALVFGVYEEPVTPGQCNMVVERLGDYLVEQGL, encoded by the exons ATGTCGTGGCAAACATATGTAGATGAGCATTTGATGTGCGACATCGATGGCAACGGCCAGCATCTCGCCTCCTCGGCAATCGTCGGACATGACGGTAGCGTCTGGGCTCAAAGCACCAACTTCCCTCAG TTAAAACCTGATGAGATCAGTGGCATCATGAAGGATTTTGATGTGCCAGGGACCCTTGCCCCAACTGGTTTACACATTGGAGGAGCTAAGTACATGGTAATCCAAGGAGAGCCCGGAGCTGTCATCCGAGGAAAGAAG GGATCCGGAGGGATAACCATAAAGAAGACGGGACAAGCTCTAGTTTTCGGTGTGTATGAAGAGCCAGTAACTCCAGGGCAATGCAACATGGTCGTTGAGAGGTTGGGCGATTACCTTGTCGAACAGGGACTTTAA